In Henningerozyma blattae CBS 6284 chromosome 6, complete genome, the following are encoded in one genomic region:
- the PAB1 gene encoding polyadenylate-binding protein (similar to Saccharomyces cerevisiae PAB1 (YER165W); ancestral locus Anc_8.229) — MSDITDKTAEQLEKLNIQDEQPAATPATTAIEAESPNVENVTASLYVGELDPSVSEALLYDIFSPIGSVSSIRVCRDAITKTSLGYAYVNFNDHEAGKTAIEKLNYTAIKGRPCRIMWSQRDPSMRKKGSGNIFIKNLHPDIDNKTLYETFSVFGNILSCKIANDETGKSKGFGFVHFENEEAAREAIDAINGMLLNGQEVYVAPHVSKKDRQSKLDEARANFTNVYVKNLDLEATEEDFENLFKPYGTITSVALEKDAEGKSRGFGFVDFENHEDAVKAVEALNDTEYKGQTLYVGRAQKKYERLQELKKQYQASKLEKLAKYQGINLFIKNLDDSIDDEKLKEEFAPFGTITSARVMRTENGKSKGFGFVCFSTPEEATRAITEKNQQIVAGKPLYVAIAQRKDVRRSQLAQQIQARNQMRYQQATAAAAAAAAGIPGQFMPPMFYGVVPPRGMPFNGPNPQQLGGMPPQQFRNGPAYGMPPPQGGFPRNDNQFYQQKQRQALGEQLYKKVSAKTSDEEAAGKITGMILDLPAQEVVPLLENDELFEQHFNEAFAAYESFKQEQAQQAQQPPAQQ; from the coding sequence atgtCTGACATCACTGATAAGACTGCTGAACAATTGGAAAAACTAAATATCCAAGATGAACAACCAGCTGCTACCCCAGCCACCACTGCTATTGAAGCTGAAAGCCCAAATGTGGAAAATGTTACTGCCTCTTTATACGTTGGTGAATTAGATCCATCCGTCTCTGAAGCCTTATTGTACGATATCTTTTCCCCAATTGGTTCTGTATCATCCATCCGTGTTTGTCGTGATGCTATTACCAAGACTTCCTTAGGTTATGCTTATGTCAACTTCAATGACCACGAAGCTGGTAAGACTGCAATTGAAAAGTTGAACTATACCGCTATCAAAGGTAGACCTTGCCGTATTATGTGGTCTCAACGTGATCCATCTATGAGAAAGAAGGGTTCCGGTAACATCTTTATTAAGAACTTACACCCAGATATTGACAACAAAACTTTATATGAAACCTTCTCCGTCTTTGGTAACATCTTATCCTGTAAGATTGCCAATGATGAAACTGGTAAATCTAAAGGTTTTGGTTTCGttcattttgaaaatgaagaagcTGCTAGAGAAGCCATTGATGCCATTAATGGTATGTTATTAAATGGTCAAGAAGTTTACGTGGCTCCACATGTTTCCAAGAAAGATCGTCAATCTAAATTAGATGAAGCAAGAGCTAACTTCACCAACGTTTACGTTAAGAATTTGGATCTTGAAGCCACCGAAGAAGACTTTGAAAACTTATTCAAGCCATACGGTACTATTACCTCTGTTGCTTTAGAAAAAGATGCTGAAGGTAAATCTAGAGGTTTCGGTTTCGTTGATTTTGAGAATCATGAAGATGCCGTTAAAGCTGTTGAAGCTTTGAACGACACTGAATACAAGGGTCAAACTTTGTATGTTGGTAGAGCTCAAAAGAAATATGAACGTTTACAAGAATTAAAGAAACAATACCAAGCCTCTAagttagaaaaattagCTAAATACCAAGGCATTAACTTATTTATCAAGAACTTAGATGATTCcattgatgatgaaaaattaaaggaaGAATTTGCCCCATTCGGTACTATTACTTCTGCCAGAGTCATGAGAACTGAAAATGGTAAATCTAAGGGTTTTGGTTTCGTCTGTTTCTCTACTCCAGAAGAAGCTACTAGAGCTATTACTGAAAAGAACCAACAAATTGTTGCTGGCAAACCATTATATGTTGCTATTGCTCAAAGAAAGGATGTAAGACGTTCCCAATTAGCTCAACAAATTCAAGCTAGAAACCAAATGAGATACCAACAAGCCACCGCCGCTGCGGCTGCGGCTGCGGCTGGTATTCCTGGCCAATTTATGCCACCAATGTTCTACGGTGTAGTTCCACCAAGAGGTATGCCATTCAATGGTCCAAACCCACAACAACTGGGCGGTATGCCACCACAACAATTCAGAAATGGTCCAGCTTATGGTATGCCACCACCACAAGGTGGTTTCCCAAGAAATGACAACCAATTCTACCAACAAAAACAAAGACAAGCTTTAGGTGAACAACTTTATAAGAAGGTCTCTGCCAAGACTTCTGATGAAGAAGCTGCTGGTAAAATAACTGGTATGATCTTGGACTTGCCAGCTCAAGAAGTTGTTCCgttattagaaaatgatgaattatttgaacaACATTTCAACGAAGCTTTTGCTGCTTATGAATCTTTCAAACAAGAACAAGCTCAACAAGCTCAACAACCACCTGCCCAACAATAA